In the Pseudanabaena sp. PCC 7367 genome, one interval contains:
- the rpsP gene encoding 30S ribosomal protein S16, with the protein MVKLRLKRFGRKRAATYRIVAVNSTSRRDGRPLEELGIYNPITDETRLEVEAIVRRLKQGAQPTETVRAILNKAKIFDLVSA; encoded by the coding sequence ATGGTCAAACTGAGATTAAAACGCTTTGGCAGAAAGCGTGCCGCCACCTACAGAATTGTTGCTGTCAATAGCACCTCCCGCCGCGATGGCCGTCCCCTAGAGGAATTGGGCATCTATAACCCAATCACTGATGAAACTCGCCTTGAAGTAGAAGCGATCGTCAGAAGACTCAAGCAAGGTGCGCAACCCACTGAGACAGTGCGGGCAATTTTGAATAAGGCAAAAATATTTGACTTGGTCAGTGCCTGA
- the smpB gene encoding SsrA-binding protein SmpB — protein sequence MGNYNRTYVDNRKARFNYEILETFEAGIELKGTEVKSIKAGQANLSDAYAIIRNGEVLLLNLHISPHKTTSEFFNHDPRRTRRLLMHKEQIRKLIGKIEQKGLTLVPLKVYLKNGWIKVAIALARSKKLYDKREAIKKREDKREIARAIKYN from the coding sequence ATGGGAAATTATAACCGCACATATGTAGACAATCGGAAAGCAAGGTTCAATTACGAAATCCTAGAAACCTTTGAGGCAGGAATTGAACTGAAGGGGACTGAGGTTAAATCAATCAAGGCCGGGCAGGCAAACCTGAGCGATGCCTATGCGATTATTCGCAATGGTGAGGTGTTGCTACTAAACCTCCACATTTCTCCTCACAAGACCACCAGTGAGTTTTTTAATCATGATCCCAGGCGCACCAGGCGATTGCTGATGCATAAAGAACAGATTAGAAAGTTAATTGGCAAGATCGAACAAAAGGGGCTGACATTAGTGCCCCTCAAGGTATATCTAAAGAATGGTTGGATTAAGGTGGCGATCGCCTTGGCTCGCAGTAAAAAACTTTACGACAAACGCGAAGCAATCAAGAAGCGTGAAGACAAACGTGAGATCGCTAGAGCGATTAAATATAACTAG
- a CDS encoding DEAD/DEAH box helicase codes for MPSFVNLGISESRNHVLEELGFTEPTQIQAQAIPPLLNGNDVLGQAQTGTGKTAAFSLPLLESIDIQSKTLQALVLAPTRELALQVTQAMRSFNQKPSAKIVTVYGGQSIDRQISQLERGGQVVVGTPGRVIDLMDRGHLRLENIRFFVLDEADEMLNMGFIQDVEKILAATPADRQTAFFSATMPSQVKRLAKSYLIDPVMIKVEAEQRTPDRIEQQAYVVPRHLSKEEALLPILDLEAPHASIIFVRTKDSARRLTSMLQEYDYSVDEYHGNLTQVQRESLLRRFRNQQVKLVVATDIAARGLDIDSLTHVINLDIPDDLEKYVHRIGRTGRAGRTGKAIAILTSRERYKVRQLEKRTGQSIEVKQLPTMAELQANRLARFTEQIHAALSGERLASFLPLVSQLSEEYDNQAVAAAALQLAYSRVQSEKSEKGAIEVLSKEAKVERPVKRSGNSGKPVKRYGRNSYNDNGGKRSYDKRSSRRSSGRHEKSGEYVNSSPTRK; via the coding sequence ATGCCCTCTTTCGTAAATCTAGGCATTTCAGAATCACGCAATCACGTTTTAGAAGAACTCGGTTTTACAGAGCCCACCCAAATTCAAGCGCAGGCGATCCCACCCCTACTTAATGGGAACGATGTGCTAGGTCAAGCTCAAACAGGTACAGGCAAGACGGCAGCCTTTTCTTTGCCGCTCTTGGAAAGCATTGATATTCAGTCGAAGACGCTGCAAGCGTTAGTTTTGGCTCCTACTAGGGAGTTAGCTCTTCAGGTGACTCAGGCAATGCGCAGCTTTAACCAAAAGCCCAGCGCCAAAATTGTTACGGTTTATGGTGGTCAATCGATCGATCGCCAGATTTCTCAGCTAGAGCGCGGTGGTCAAGTGGTGGTTGGTACGCCTGGTCGGGTGATTGATTTAATGGATCGCGGTCATCTGCGGTTGGAGAACATTAGATTCTTTGTGTTGGACGAAGCCGATGAAATGTTGAACATGGGCTTCATTCAAGATGTTGAAAAGATTTTGGCTGCTACTCCCGCCGATCGCCAAACTGCTTTCTTCTCGGCGACGATGCCATCCCAGGTGAAGCGCTTGGCCAAGAGCTACTTAATTGATCCAGTGATGATCAAGGTGGAAGCTGAGCAAAGAACCCCCGATCGGATTGAGCAACAGGCCTATGTAGTGCCCAGACACTTGAGCAAAGAAGAAGCACTATTGCCGATTCTGGATCTCGAAGCCCCCCATGCCTCAATTATTTTTGTGCGTACCAAGGACAGCGCCCGCCGCTTGACTAGTATGCTGCAAGAATATGATTACAGTGTGGATGAGTATCATGGCAACCTGACTCAGGTGCAGCGCGAAAGTCTGTTGCGTCGATTCCGTAACCAGCAAGTAAAACTGGTGGTGGCCACTGATATTGCGGCTAGAGGTTTGGACATTGATAGCCTCACCCACGTGATCAACCTTGATATTCCCGACGATCTTGAAAAGTATGTGCACCGGATTGGCCGCACTGGTCGTGCTGGCCGCACTGGTAAGGCGATCGCCATTTTGACTAGCCGTGAGCGCTATAAAGTCAGACAGCTTGAAAAGCGCACCGGTCAATCGATCGAGGTTAAGCAACTGCCAACGATGGCTGAATTGCAAGCAAATCGCCTGGCTCGCTTCACCGAACAAATCCATGCTGCCTTGAGTGGTGAACGGTTAGCCTCTTTCTTGCCTTTGGTTTCTCAATTGTCGGAAGAATATGACAATCAGGCTGTCGCTGCTGCTGCTTTGCAACTAGCCTACAGCCGGGTTCAGTCTGAAAAATCTGAAAAGGGCGCGATCGAAGTGCTTTCCAAGGAAGCAAAGGTGGAAAGACCTGTGAAGCGTTCTGGCAACAGCGGCAAGCCAGTGAAGCGTTACGGACGTAATAGCTATAACGATAATGGCGGTAAGCGCAGCTATGACAAGCGTTCGAGTAGACGTAGCTCTGGCAGACATGAAAAATCTGGCGAGTATGTTAACAGTTCTCCAACTAGGAAGTAG
- the cruF gene encoding gamma-carotene 1'-hydroxylase CruF: MRRFVFWQWATLIMHMAAMLFGLAGLLLVLPNAEFISNLPEFGMNLFAWGMVGGGAVFMILGAIAAFMYGIGTIGIKKTLAFFIPAVTISLGSELLGTSTGFPFGDYAYLSGLGTKVADLVPFTIPLSWFYMGFVCLLLANVSLRQGTHWLQRVEAILLGAMMLTAWDFVLDPAMSQASFAFWEWHQPGAFFGMPFQNFAGWMLTGTVFMTIASLLWGKQEQPTLTKQQLVYPALLYAGNFVFALIISASADIYPPIFLGLLLGLFPVFGLWLMAPDGKTESTESHRLSFWQAFAKSDKLNSPTNGKVASQEDERSLVESGQAR; this comes from the coding sequence ATGAGGCGATTTGTTTTCTGGCAGTGGGCCACGCTGATCATGCATATGGCAGCAATGTTATTTGGACTGGCAGGCTTATTGCTGGTGTTGCCTAATGCTGAATTTATTAGCAATCTCCCTGAGTTTGGGATGAACCTCTTTGCTTGGGGCATGGTTGGCGGTGGCGCTGTATTTATGATCCTGGGTGCGATCGCGGCGTTTATGTATGGCATAGGGACGATCGGCATCAAAAAAACACTGGCGTTTTTTATCCCAGCGGTCACTATTTCCCTGGGTAGCGAACTCCTTGGCACCAGCACTGGCTTTCCCTTTGGGGATTATGCCTACTTGAGCGGTTTGGGCACAAAGGTTGCCGATTTGGTACCATTTACGATCCCCTTGTCCTGGTTCTATATGGGATTTGTTTGCCTATTGTTGGCAAATGTGTCTTTGCGGCAGGGAACCCATTGGTTGCAGCGGGTAGAGGCAATCTTGCTAGGGGCAATGATGCTCACAGCTTGGGATTTCGTGCTTGATCCAGCGATGAGTCAAGCTTCGTTTGCATTCTGGGAGTGGCATCAACCCGGCGCATTTTTCGGGATGCCGTTTCAGAACTTTGCTGGCTGGATGCTCACTGGCACTGTGTTTATGACGATCGCTTCGCTATTGTGGGGCAAACAGGAGCAGCCGACACTCACCAAGCAACAACTAGTTTATCCAGCGTTACTCTATGCCGGTAATTTTGTGTTTGCATTGATCATCTCCGCCTCGGCTGACATCTATCCACCAATTTTCTTAGGCTTGCTTTTGGGTCTATTTCCCGTATTCGGGTTATGGTTGATGGCACCGGATGGAAAAACTGAAAGCACAGAATCACATCGGCTCAGCTTTTGGCAAGCATTTGCAAAGTCTGACAAATTGAATTCACCTACGAATGGAAAAGTGGCAAGTCAAGAAGATGAGCGATCGCTTGTTGAATCTGGTCAAGCTAGATAG
- a CDS encoding KH domain-containing protein, which translates to MPDYPQLVKFLVDPLLDKQDALSIHCEVNNKGDRVWVRIAFDPNDKGRVYGKGGRTIQAIRTVIQTAAKSAGQNAHFEVFDPEGSKPPSRSNNRANNRANNRDGNNRRPSRGPSRRR; encoded by the coding sequence GTGCCTGATTACCCCCAATTGGTTAAGTTTTTGGTTGACCCCTTGTTAGATAAGCAAGATGCTTTGAGCATTCACTGTGAAGTAAACAACAAGGGCGATCGCGTTTGGGTCAGGATTGCCTTCGATCCCAATGATAAAGGCCGAGTTTATGGCAAAGGGGGGCGGACAATTCAGGCGATCCGCACTGTGATCCAAACCGCTGCCAAAAGTGCTGGCCAAAATGCCCATTTTGAAGTGTTCGATCCAGAAGGTAGTAAACCACCTAGCCGATCTAACAATCGTGCCAATAATCGTGCCAATAATCGTGATGGTAATAATCGTCGTCCATCAAGAGGGCCATCGCGGCGAAGATGA
- a CDS encoding MFS transporter codes for MSIRKTFQQVSPEIRKNLVVIFLAGVLFWTSMASQLPTIPLYVRSIGGTPEQVGTVMGAFAIGLLTFRSWMGKFADQNGRRRVVQLGLLVAAIVPVFYAMLPPLPIMFGLRAIHGVCIAAFTTGVSALISDLAPPQHRGEIIGYMTLVNPLGLSLGPLLSIWIGAEYGYRGIFIAAAILAATGLAITIDLQEAESFLKAKMLDRINLAEQAAQNELSDRPGNIDRIDRLDRQLLPQISFWQLLSSDRVRIPTITLFMCGAMFGTLASFLPLLIEDRGLAMSAGLFYTVVALASFMSRLQVANTVDRYGRGLFITVGLICYALSMLCLFISSHSILVILAAIMQGAGSGIVLPTIIALLADRSTIKERGSVFGAAWIGFDLGIAAAGPVIGGLVRNVAINNAFSIAACLGIVAILLFATQSNHSLTDSFRFAIGRGKDKYAVPS; via the coding sequence ATGAGCATTCGTAAAACCTTTCAACAAGTCTCACCGGAGATTCGCAAAAACCTGGTGGTGATATTTCTGGCTGGGGTTTTGTTCTGGACCAGTATGGCTTCGCAATTGCCAACTATTCCGCTCTATGTGCGTAGCATCGGTGGTACCCCTGAACAAGTGGGTACGGTAATGGGAGCATTTGCGATCGGCCTGTTGACATTTCGCTCCTGGATGGGCAAGTTTGCTGACCAAAACGGTAGGCGCAGAGTAGTCCAATTAGGGCTTTTGGTTGCGGCGATCGTGCCAGTTTTCTATGCCATGCTGCCGCCATTGCCGATTATGTTTGGGCTGCGCGCGATTCATGGGGTTTGCATTGCCGCCTTCACCACTGGCGTTAGTGCCCTAATCTCCGACCTGGCTCCGCCTCAACATCGCGGTGAAATCATTGGCTATATGACCCTGGTCAATCCCTTGGGGCTATCTTTGGGGCCACTCTTGAGTATTTGGATTGGTGCGGAGTATGGTTATCGAGGTATTTTTATTGCGGCGGCGATCCTGGCGGCAACTGGTCTGGCGATCACGATCGACCTACAGGAAGCGGAATCGTTTTTAAAAGCAAAAATGCTCGATCGCATTAATCTTGCGGAGCAAGCAGCACAAAATGAGCTTAGCGATCGCCCTGGCAATATTGATCGCATTGATCGTCTCGATCGGCAATTATTACCGCAAATTTCCTTTTGGCAACTCCTGAGTAGCGATCGGGTGCGGATTCCCACCATCACGCTATTCATGTGTGGCGCTATGTTTGGTACGCTGGCATCATTCCTGCCCTTATTGATCGAAGATCGCGGCTTGGCAATGAGTGCGGGCTTGTTTTACACAGTTGTGGCGCTGGCCAGTTTTATGTCTAGGTTGCAAGTTGCGAATACAGTCGATCGCTATGGACGCGGCCTGTTTATCACTGTTGGTTTGATCTGCTATGCCCTCTCGATGTTATGCCTATTCATTTCTAGCCACAGTATTTTGGTGATTTTGGCAGCAATCATGCAAGGTGCTGGCTCTGGGATTGTATTGCCAACGATCATTGCCCTCCTTGCCGATCGCAGTACAATCAAGGAGCGGGGCTCGGTGTTTGGGGCTGCCTGGATTGGCTTTGATCTGGGGATCGCGGCGGCTGGCCCAGTTATTGGTGGCCTGGTTAGGAATGTGGCGATTAATAATGCCTTTTCGATCGCTGCCTGTTTGGGAATAGTGGCGATCTTGTTGTTTGCGACCCAATCAAACCATAGTCTGACTGATTCGTTTCGATTTGCGATCGGTCGAGGCAAGGATAAATATGCTGTACCTAGTTGA
- the ffh gene encoding signal recognition particle protein: MFDELSEKFDSAWKKLRGHDKISDTNVQDAIRDVRRALLEADVNLQVVKEVVDRIGEKALGTDVIAGVRPDQQFIQVVYNELVELMGTDNQPLAQSENSPTIILMAGLQGTGKTTASAKLALQLRKQERSALLVATDVYRPAAIDQLITLGKQINVPVFQLGTDANPVEIAKQGVAQAQAEGIDTVIVDTAGRLQIDQDMMAELSQIKGAIDPDEVLLVVDAMTGQEAANLTQTFHDQIGITGAILTKLDGDTRGGAALSVREISGQPIKFVGVGEKVEALQPFYPERMASRILGMGDVLTLVEKAQEEIDIADAEKLQEKILEARFDFDDFLKQTRMMKNMGSFGGIMKLIPGMKISDDQLNQAETQLKRVESMISSMTKQERKDPDLLARSPGRKQRVAKGAGYKTQDVTKLVSDFQRMRGLMQQMGQGNMPMGMPGMPGMPGMSGNLPPGGKKPKYGKKKKKRKGFGEL; encoded by the coding sequence ATGTTCGACGAGCTATCGGAAAAATTTGATTCAGCGTGGAAGAAGCTACGCGGTCACGACAAGATTAGCGATACCAATGTGCAAGATGCGATCCGCGACGTGCGGCGGGCATTGTTGGAAGCAGATGTGAACCTGCAAGTGGTCAAAGAAGTGGTCGATCGCATTGGCGAGAAAGCGCTCGGCACTGATGTGATTGCTGGGGTGCGTCCCGATCAGCAATTTATTCAGGTGGTCTATAACGAGCTAGTCGAGTTGATGGGCACAGACAATCAACCGCTGGCGCAGAGCGAGAATTCACCCACAATTATCTTAATGGCGGGCTTGCAGGGGACTGGTAAAACCACCGCTTCGGCTAAGTTGGCCTTGCAATTGCGCAAACAAGAGCGCAGTGCTCTGCTAGTGGCAACGGATGTATATCGTCCGGCGGCGATCGATCAGTTGATTACCCTGGGCAAGCAAATTAATGTGCCAGTGTTTCAGTTGGGCACAGATGCCAACCCGGTCGAAATTGCCAAACAGGGTGTGGCTCAGGCCCAGGCCGAAGGGATCGACACCGTGATCGTCGATACGGCGGGGCGATTACAAATTGACCAGGACATGATGGCGGAGCTGTCGCAGATTAAAGGGGCGATCGATCCGGATGAAGTCTTGCTGGTGGTGGATGCCATGACTGGCCAAGAAGCCGCCAACCTGACCCAGACTTTCCATGACCAAATCGGTATTACTGGGGCGATCTTAACCAAGCTGGATGGTGATACTAGAGGTGGGGCAGCCCTGTCGGTGCGGGAAATTTCTGGCCAGCCGATTAAGTTTGTGGGTGTGGGCGAAAAAGTAGAGGCACTGCAACCCTTTTATCCAGAGCGGATGGCTTCACGGATTCTGGGGATGGGGGATGTGCTCACCCTGGTGGAAAAAGCCCAGGAAGAGATCGATATTGCCGATGCCGAAAAGCTGCAAGAAAAGATCCTGGAAGCTAGATTTGACTTTGATGACTTCCTCAAGCAAACCCGAATGATGAAAAACATGGGTTCGTTTGGTGGGATCATGAAGCTAATTCCAGGCATGAAGATCAGCGACGATCAATTAAATCAAGCAGAAACCCAGCTTAAGCGAGTGGAATCAATGATTAGCTCCATGACCAAACAGGAGCGTAAAGATCCCGATCTGCTTGCCCGTAGCCCCGGTCGCAAACAAAGAGTGGCGAAAGGTGCAGGGTATAAAACCCAGGATGTAACTAAGCTGGTGTCTGATTTTCAGCGGATGCGTGGCCTGATGCAGCAAATGGGGCAGGGCAATATGCCGATGGGAATGCCAGGAATGCCGGGGATGCCTGGGATGAGCGGGAATCTACCGCCGGGTGGCAAGAAACCCAAATATGGCAAGAAGAAGAAAAAGCGCAAGGGCTTTGGCGAGTTATAG
- a CDS encoding NAD(P)H-quinone oxidoreductase subunit F: MNNFLLDTIWLVPCYPLMGSLMSIFWAPSITRDTGPRPAGYVNIIATLVAFLHGAIALPIVWQQPAYEIAYTWLDVAGLTFSFPVLVSALTIGATVLITGVNLFAQIYAVGYLEMDWGWARFFAFLALFEAGMCSLVLCNSLFFSYIILEILTLGTYMLVGFWFNQALVVTGARDAFLTKRVGDLFLLMGVVALLPLAGTWNFSELAEWATTADVNPVTITLVGLALLAGPLGKCAQFPLHLWLDEAMEGPMPSTVLRNSLVVGVGAWVLIKLQPVLALSPTVEVTMITIGSVTALGSTLIAIAQIDIKRALSYLVSAYMGLAFIAVGLGETNAALMLLLTYSVAMATLITSVGNIVLTNITQDLTQMGGLWSRRPITGLAFVIGALALVAMPPFGCFWALLSLVENVWYTQPWLAAIILLINGLAAFSLVRVFGLIFGGQPQQMTVRSPEGLWAITLPNVIFAAVCLHVPIMLATWQILPTWSATSQLVAVMLGASSIMGIGISAYIYLNEKVAKPVVLPSKALQEFFSYDLYTAKLYRGSIVLSVDVISKVTNWFDRYLIDNVGSFFGLVTIFSGESLKYVNFGQLQAYLLTIVIGIGVMLLLLFRFTTML; encoded by the coding sequence ATGAATAATTTTTTACTTGACACCATTTGGTTGGTGCCATGTTACCCATTGATGGGATCGCTAATGTCGATCTTTTGGGCTCCCTCAATTACCCGCGACACTGGCCCACGTCCAGCGGGATATGTAAATATAATCGCTACCTTAGTTGCTTTCCTGCATGGGGCGATCGCCCTACCAATTGTTTGGCAACAACCTGCCTATGAAATTGCCTACACCTGGCTGGATGTAGCTGGTCTAACCTTTAGTTTTCCAGTTTTGGTCTCTGCTCTAACTATTGGCGCTACGGTTTTGATCACGGGTGTGAATCTGTTCGCCCAAATCTATGCGGTCGGCTATCTGGAAATGGACTGGGGTTGGGCACGCTTCTTTGCGTTTCTGGCCTTGTTCGAGGCTGGCATGTGTTCCCTGGTGTTGTGCAATTCATTATTCTTTAGCTATATCATTCTTGAAATTCTCACCCTGGGCACCTACATGCTAGTGGGGTTCTGGTTCAATCAAGCCCTGGTGGTTACGGGCGCTCGTGATGCGTTCCTAACTAAGCGGGTGGGTGACTTGTTCTTACTCATGGGAGTTGTGGCCTTATTGCCGCTGGCTGGCACCTGGAATTTTAGCGAATTGGCGGAATGGGCAACAACGGCAGATGTTAATCCGGTGACAATCACCCTGGTTGGTTTAGCATTACTTGCCGGGCCGTTGGGTAAATGCGCTCAGTTCCCACTGCACCTTTGGCTGGATGAGGCGATGGAAGGGCCAATGCCCAGTACGGTGTTGCGTAATTCACTGGTGGTTGGTGTTGGTGCATGGGTGTTGATTAAATTGCAACCGGTGTTAGCACTTTCGCCGACAGTGGAAGTCACCATGATTACGATCGGCTCAGTTACGGCGCTGGGTTCAACTTTGATTGCGATCGCCCAAATTGATATTAAGCGCGCTCTTTCTTATTTAGTCAGTGCCTATATGGGCTTAGCCTTTATTGCGGTGGGGTTGGGTGAGACGAATGCGGCTTTGATGCTGCTGCTTACCTATTCTGTGGCAATGGCCACTTTGATTACCAGTGTTGGCAATATTGTGCTCACCAATATTACCCAGGATTTAACCCAGATGGGGGGATTGTGGTCACGTCGGCCGATTACAGGTCTGGCCTTTGTGATTGGTGCTTTAGCGCTAGTTGCTATGCCCCCGTTTGGTTGCTTCTGGGCTTTGCTCAGCCTGGTTGAGAATGTTTGGTACACCCAACCGTGGTTAGCGGCAATCATTCTATTAATTAATGGTCTGGCTGCGTTCAGTTTGGTGCGCGTATTTGGTTTGATTTTTGGTGGTCAGCCTCAGCAAATGACGGTGCGATCGCCAGAAGGACTGTGGGCAATCACTTTGCCAAATGTAATTTTTGCGGCTGTTTGTTTGCATGTGCCGATTATGCTGGCAACCTGGCAAATTTTGCCAACCTGGTCGGCGACTAGTCAGTTGGTGGCAGTGATGCTCGGTGCTTCCAGCATTATGGGGATTGGCATATCTGCCTATATTTATCTCAATGAAAAAGTGGCGAAACCAGTGGTGCTGCCATCCAAGGCACTCCAGGAGTTCTTCTCTTACGATCTCTATACTGCCAAGCTCTATCGCGGCAGCATTGTGTTGAGTGTGGATGTAATTTCCAAGGTTACCAACTGGTTCGATCGCTATTTGATTGATAACGTTGGTAGTTTCTTTGGCCTGGTGACGATTTTCAGTGGCGAAAGCCTGAAATATGTAAACTTTGGCCAGTTGCAAGCCTATCTGCTCACGATCGTGATTGGTATCGGTGTAATGCTGTTGCTGTTGTTTCGGTTTACAACCATGCTCTAG
- a CDS encoding competence/damage-inducible protein A, with product MNAAIAEIICVGTELLLGEILNSNSQYLAQQLATLGITHHYQNVVGDNKERLQKTLAIAAGRANLIIFTGGLGPTPDDLTTEAIAEFFDVPLVEQPEVWADIQRKYASIGRQVTANNRKQALLPQGAEILPNPIGSAPGMIWQPTPGLLILTFPGVPAEMQIMWQQTAVDLLRSQRLSTETFFSRVLLYWGISESQLAEQVQHLFASQNPTLAPYANFGQARLRITARAENQAAAEKLIEPVQAEILSLTGEYCYGNDHDTLASVVGKLLIQHNQTLAVAESCTGGWLGQMLTEVPGSSAYFLGGIISYSNAVKADLLNVNRDDLDRYGAVSTQVAEQMAIGVKQKLQSNWGISITGIAGPDGGSAQKPVGLVYIGLADPEGNVDAIEARFSPSKGRNWVRKLSAYSALARLRKRFVMIGV from the coding sequence ATGAATGCGGCAATAGCAGAAATTATTTGTGTTGGTACTGAGTTGCTGTTGGGAGAGATCCTGAACAGCAATTCGCAGTATTTGGCGCAACAACTTGCCACCCTGGGCATCACGCACCATTATCAAAATGTGGTTGGTGACAATAAAGAGCGCCTCCAAAAGACCCTGGCGATCGCCGCTGGCAGAGCGAATTTAATTATTTTTACGGGTGGTTTGGGGCCGACCCCCGATGACTTGACCACGGAAGCGATCGCGGAATTCTTTGATGTGCCGCTGGTGGAGCAACCAGAAGTCTGGGCAGATATTCAACGTAAATATGCTTCGATCGGTCGCCAGGTGACTGCCAACAATCGCAAGCAAGCCCTTTTGCCTCAGGGCGCAGAAATTCTACCCAATCCGATCGGCTCTGCCCCTGGCATGATCTGGCAACCTACGCCAGGTTTGCTGATTCTTACTTTTCCGGGCGTGCCTGCGGAAATGCAGATCATGTGGCAACAGACAGCAGTAGATCTATTGCGATCGCAACGCTTATCAACGGAAACCTTTTTCTCGCGGGTGCTGCTTTATTGGGGCATCAGTGAATCCCAGCTAGCAGAGCAAGTCCAGCATTTGTTTGCCAGCCAAAACCCCACCCTGGCTCCCTATGCCAACTTTGGCCAGGCACGCTTGCGGATTACGGCCAGAGCTGAAAATCAAGCCGCTGCTGAAAAATTAATTGAGCCGGTTCAAGCGGAAATCCTGAGCCTGACCGGAGAATATTGCTATGGCAACGATCACGATACTTTGGCCAGCGTGGTAGGCAAGCTATTAATCCAACATAATCAGACCCTGGCGGTGGCTGAATCCTGTACTGGTGGGTGGTTAGGGCAAATGCTTACCGAAGTGCCTGGTAGTTCTGCCTACTTCCTAGGGGGGATCATTAGTTATAGCAATGCCGTAAAAGCGGACTTGTTAAATGTTAATCGTGACGATCTCGATCGCTATGGTGCAGTGAGCACTCAGGTAGCGGAGCAAATGGCGATCGGCGTAAAACAAAAACTCCAAAGTAATTGGGGCATAAGCATTACCGGGATTGCTGGGCCCGATGGTGGCAGTGCCCAAAAGCCAGTTGGTTTGGTTTATATTGGCTTAGCCGATCCAGAGGGAAATGTGGATGCGATCGAAGCCCGGTTTAGTCCTTCCAAAGGCAGAAATTGGGTCAGAAAGCTGAGTGCTTACTCAGCATTAGCCCGTTTAAGGAAAAGATTTGTTATGATTGGTGTATAA